The DNA region GATTTgacttttgttttaaaaaagcaggTGTCAATAAAGTGTTAAAGCTTGTGTGAGCTGGTTCCAGCTTTGATCACTGAGGCAGGATCGCAGTCGGCACTAAACGGGAGCAAAGTACACATGCATGTCGTAAGATTGTGACTTTTTTATGAACTGGCACCTTTTGCAGCTTCCTCGCTGTGGTGTCACTGACTCAGCAGTGCAGCAGGGTTGATGTGACTGAGGTTATCAGCGGTCATGTGACAGCTGGGCGGCCGTTGTGTTATCAACTGTTGGCTGACCCCAGGTCAGCTGTGTGGGCTGCTTAATGAGAGGCCTCCggcttgtttttctctctgtctgcatccGCTTCTCATCCCGCTGTTTCCACGTCTATTTAAACCCTCCCATCTCCacctctgcagcacacacacacacacacacacaccaagtcaaatgtttttctaGTTTTCATCTTTACAACCTCAGTCATGCAGATCTGCTGGGAGTAGAGAACATGACGACTTCCCTGATCACAAATCcttaaacataaacacagtgaaaacagaagaGGCCCACTTCAGATGAGCACGTCCCTACACAGCTCATTAGACCCTCTCCTCAAGATCTACACCAGAAgcctcccttctttctctctccgctcctcctccacacgttccccctcctccacactTCTGCTTTTCCAAATATGACAGAATAGAAACAGGAGAACTGCACTtcctcaaataaaacaaagaattaTGTTAGAACCTTTATACATGCAATTAGGTTTGGTACTTGTAATTAAAGCGCTCAGCCtgttgttctgtctctctgttttatgtcttaGGTGTGTCTGATGTGACGCCAGCGGGCTGGCTCAGGGAACACAACTTCAATACAATGTAGACACCAAGaaccagacagaaaaagagTCTGAAGACCAAGTGGACAGAAGGAGGGTGAGCTCAAGGAGGAGGAACAGCTGTACCGAAACCACACCAGCAGCAGATAAGAAGTGaaagaagaaagcagcagactgtgaaTCATTGACTTGCAGCAGTGTCACCTACTCCTTCCTGTGAAGTGTTCACTCACTGTCCCGTCTCCACCGGAGAAAGATCACAGCCTCCGCTCCCAGTCTTTTTAGGACCTCCGACCCTGAGCAGAGGGAGTCTCCAGCCACCGTCAGCATGTGCCATGTCATTGTCACCTGCCGCTCCATGCTGTGGACTCTGCTGAGTATTGTTGCCGCGTTCGGAGAGCTCATCGCCTTCATGAGCACTGACTGGCTGGTGGGATTCCCCCGCACCCCCGATGCCGTCTTCGGCCCCCATGGGGCTACCACGGCCGGAGAGGCCTACAGGCCCACTTTAGGCATCTACGGCCGCTGTATAAAACTGCCCCATCTGCAGCGTGGAATACTGTGCGGACCCTACGCCATACACTTTGGGGAGATTGCCAGCGGGTTCTGGCAGGCCACGTCCATCTTCCTGGCAGCAGgaatcctgctgctgtgtgccgTGGCGTTCATCtcggtcttcaccatgtgcttcCAAAGCATCATGAAGAAGAGCATCTTCAACGTGTGTGGACTGCTGCAAGGGATCGCAGGTGAGATGTGCACACAACACGTATCTTTACACATTTTGTTGAATATCACTGATTACCTTTCTGATGTTCTCTAGCATAACCTCCCCAACCTTTGTCCCACCTCAGCCAGACTCAAACAATACCAATACTACATTGCAAGCTAACTACTTTATCCCTTGATATGCTGTCAGTGTATTTGCTGCTTCTGATACAGCTCCTCATAGCTCCCTTATACACCAAGGCAAAAAAGATGCCTGTGTTTTATACACAGAGTAGAAATCTGAAAGCTTCATCTAAACTTGAGTGTGTCTCTTCATTCCTGTGGTGTCCACCGTTCATCAAGGTAAATGAAAAGTTCTGCGTCCAGCAGAACACATTCATTACGAGCACCACAACTCCCACTGCTAGAATGATGTGTTTGATTCTCGTGGAGCCTCCTGTGAACTTTTACCCAAGCAGTCAGAATTTTAAAACACACGGTGGCCTGTTTCCACCCTCAGAGCTGTCACTTGGAGCAACTGCAACCCAAATATTTACTTTCCACCAAGTCAGCCGGAGCTTTTCTGACTCTTGAATGGCTTAAAAACGAAGCGAGTGCGCATGCgtatctctgtttgtgtgtgaagggCGTGTTTCCTGCGTCCATGCTTGTGCGTCTGAGGCCAAATTTCTGGCCACTTTGACTCACTGTGGTGAGTTATGGAAGGGAGGAGGCCATGAGATCATGCTCGCTGAacctcctctttcttcacagACTGTAGGTCTCATATCTGTGGCGATTATGGCTGTCCTCCCCCACTGTTGTTTATTTGGTGCAGGCCCAAACAGAAAAAGGTGGGCGTGTGGTGACCGACATGCCAGCTCTGTGCAGGCCTGCTGACCTGAGAACTGTGCTTTAATCCACAGTGAATCATCAGTGGCTTTGGAGGGGTCTCTCCTGAACTAGTTTAATGTGAATGTGCATATTTTCCTCACATATGTCAGCTGTGAGAGATTTCCCCATACCACTCATACTAAGGTATTAAACTTTTCCCAATAACTAATGCTAACAAAAGAACAGGGTTTCAGGATGAGGACTAACTGTTGAGTTTAGGAAACTTGATGCTCTGCTGAAGTTAAGCGAACAGTTAACAAGTGCAGACGAGATAGTGTTACATAACCTGGAAGCCTTCTGTTTACCATCTATCTATATAAAGGACTTGGGAGTCGGGGACACATGACTAAGGTAATGAAAGTGTGGAAACGCACCGCCGAGTCCCCTCATTgtggagaggatgaggatgcGGAAGAGGAAAGGGGGCGAAGGGAGCTTCAAACAGCTGAGGAGGTGGGAGGGTTTCCTTCGTGCCTGTGGAGCTGAAGGCCGATAACCCTTTACTCATTTCAGCCGCCGGAAGAGATAAGACCCGGCACACCGCCTGTCTGACATCCAGCAGGGTCACTGCCGATCTCCTCGGCATCTATCAATCGGTCAGTGTGACTGCTGTCTCTTCATGAGGCCTGTGAATGGTATCACTCTCACTGATatccaccaccagcaccaccacaccGACTCTGCTAATCACTATTTCCACTGTTCGTGCCTGCCCTCCGGTAATGAGAAAACTGGAGCCAGACGGCAGATGTTTGGGGAAGTGATTGACCTCAGATGGGAAGATTGTGATGCCGTTGCCAGAGATGGTCACGTCATTGCACTGGAGTGGCTCCAAAGCCCGTTAACCTAATCATCACATCCACTGATGTCACTTATACTTTTCACTTTAGACTCTTTTGTCCCGTCTGACACACTTTCTGATGGCCGCAGTGTCTCGGATGCCTTCACACTGACGGCCAGTTTAAGCTCAGGTGGTTTTAAGATTTCAGCTGAAGGTAAATCCATTCCCTTTACTTTACGCAATCGAATGGCTAAAACAGACAGAGCTCTGTAGAGGGTCAGTCGGTTAAACGCTGTATCCTGCGGGCGCACATTTGAAGGGCCCCTAAAGACTTCTTGCACACTGGTTAGACTACCTGTAAGTGAATCCTTTGTACATTTATTGGAACGCCCTCCTCACTCATCGTCACTCATGTCGAACTTCAGCCCAAAAGGATTAGAGACAAGACGGCAAACAAACTTGGCCATAAAACTGTCTCCAATTCTTGTGCGTTGGGTGTCGAATGCTTTTATTACCCACTATAAACTTTCCCTCCAGCCGTGAGTCACAGACCTCATCACAGGTCTAACTGTTCAGCATGAGTCAGCCTCGGGCTGGAAGTGAGGGAAACGAAACAATGTCTTACAGGAATTTAAGCAGAATTACTGTGCGATGATGATCCTGACATAAGAATCATGTGTTACGCATGAGTGAAGCAGAAGTGCTGACGCTTCATTTACtagcttttctttttacaaagaGATACAGCTTTATTTTGTAGGGTGTCATTGTTATAGGGGATGGTAGGATGTCTGATTATGAATCCAAGAGTCCAAGTGTTTCCTGCAcgaaagctgctataatcagtgtttttgcatgtgtccACACGTTACAGCCTCTGTAGTGACCGTAAAGTTTAATCTGCTccaataaagcagcagaatgGACTTTATAACCTTCAGGATTTATTGCTCCAAGGACCAACAGACCTTGATACTGTAATCCAGcttctttttatttcctgtttacaTCATGTGGAGCATTTCACCTCATCCATGATGATCCACCAAGATGTTTTTTCAAAAAGTTTAAAGAAATCAGGCTGCTCCAGTTTTAGTTCAGTGAAACTGATACTAAACTGGGAGTGTAGTTTTCCACATAAAATCAAAGGTCTGACAGTGTAGTCATGAAGTCACTCAGCGTTTTTAGACCATGCAAACTGGTTTGCATGGTGACTGTGAATGTAAACATGTCATCACATGAAGGTGCTGTTCCTCAGAAGCTGCAGAATCAaaattagagctgcaatgattggAATCGATCAGTTGTTAAACAGCTGTTTTGATCACCTATTGAGTAACTGTCCttgcaaaaatgccaaacatttgctgcttttctttgtcttaatCTTGTAGGTAAGACCAAAAGCTGATCGAGTTAATACAGAAAATAGTTTGATTGTGTCCGTTCACCCTCGCCCTCTCGCcgtctcttttcattttctcctcatgtGGATCGCAGAGGTGGACCCAGCTCTTCTTTTTTCCTGGAAAAAGAGAAGGGTGGCCAGATTTGTTGGAGCGCAGAGCAGGCCTGCTGTGCTGTATTACAGGGTGGAGGCTGTGGGAGCAGAGGTtagcgaggaggaggaggaggaggaggaggggggggggggttgttggtGGCAAGGAGGCAGCTATCAGAAAATGGATTGATGGTGGAGAATTGACAGTTTGGAGGTTAACAGAGACAAGAGCCAGTGCAGAGGAAATAGTGAGACTGGGAGGGTGGATTGCAGTGGGATATTGGGTTAGAAGGTCCGGCTTGTAGTGGGGggtgggaatgtgtgtgtgtgtgtgtgtggagggggggtctTAGGAGGGGTGGGGTTGGGAATTAAAACCATACCTTCAATCCATCACTGGAGCCGGTCTGGACGTCAGGGCAATGCTGCAACATGTGGAAAGAATTTATGACCTAGTTTTCATTTCCTTGTTTAATACGATATTGGGTGCTTTAAGAGCAAGAGAatgggaggagaaagaaaggaagcagagagagagagagattaggaGAGAGAACGAGAGGAGAGCAAGACAGTTTTCACCTCCACGTTTGTTTTTACGAAGAAAAGCAGCGCGAGCGGCTCGTTTGGTGAACACATTAAGACTGAAATCCTCTTTCTGCCGTCCTGTCTGGCTCCTTTATTATCTGTAATTGtattattgtaaatgtttcctCCTGAGCTTTGATTGGTGGCAGGCTCCTCGTCCGGCCCGCTGACTGATCCACTATCGCTGGAGGAAGCgcagagcagaggaaaggaTGGAAACCTCATGACATTCATTTACTTTTAGTTTCCAGATGATGTATAATCAGCTGCATCTATAAGAAGagatgtctgtgtgtcagagagtCGCTCTAAGGTGTTGAAGCGAAGCCTGCACGGCGGGACAAGTGGGTCACAGTAAGACAGGAAGTGATCCCATCCGTCCAC from Pempheris klunzingeri isolate RE-2024b chromosome 19, fPemKlu1.hap1, whole genome shotgun sequence includes:
- the lhfpl2a gene encoding LHFPL tetraspan subfamily member 2a protein, giving the protein MCHVIVTCRSMLWTLLSIVAAFGELIAFMSTDWLVGFPRTPDAVFGPHGATTAGEAYRPTLGIYGRCIKLPHLQRGILCGPYAIHFGEIASGFWQATSIFLAAGILLLCAVAFISVFTMCFQSIMKKSIFNVCGLLQGIAGLFLILGLMLYPAGWGSDKVQLYCGPDAAPYRAGLCSMGWAFYTAMGGTVLTFICAVFSAQAEIATSSDKVQEEIEEGKSLICLL